A genomic segment from Necator americanus strain Aroian chromosome III, whole genome shotgun sequence encodes:
- a CDS encoding hypothetical protein (NECATOR_CHRIII.G9368.T1) yields the protein MDEHHHTATSGSTSTAAMNNSTSTPSGGGGTGTSSGGGGGGSPTGDSGKHEEARLNADSDDGSQAQDPGKMFIGGLSWQTTAEGLRDYFGRFGEVNECMVMRDPATKRARGFGFITFVDPASVDRVLATEEHELDGKKIDPKVAFPKRSQTKMVTKTKKVFIGGLSASSTLEDMKTYFEQYGKVEDAMLMFDKATQRHRGFGFITFDNDEVSDKVCEIHFHEINGKMVECKKAQPKEVMLPVQLNKSRAAAARNLYGLPPEQLLAYATYLPRFGYGNLLYPNMTSMFNQVPGYTGLPSSPGSSSSAAAAVAARNAAAGQPFDATAALYANLSAGQPFGDGGLYVSPQPLHTYHNKQVVSTRYQPRAVKMLGTPFSPALL from the exons ATGGACGAGCACCATCACACGGCGACCAGCGGCTCGACCTCGACGGCTGCGATGAACAACTCGACTAGCACACCGTCCGGTGGTGGCGGTACCGGTACAAGCAGcggcggtggcggtggcggcAGCCCGACAGGCGACTCGGGAAAGCACGAAGAGGCCCGACTGAACGCAGATTCGGATGACGGATCTCAAGCACAGGATCCAGG GAAGATGTTCATCGGTGGTTTGAGCTGGCAAACAACGGCTG AAGGATTACGCGATTATTTCGGCCGTTTCGGCGAGGTTAACGAGTGTATGGTTATGCGGGACCCAGCGACAAAACGGGCTAG AGGCTTCGGGTTTATCACATTTGTCGATCCGGCTAGTGTAGATAGGGTATTGGCTACAGAAGAACACGAATTAGATGGTAAAAAG ATCGATCCGAAGGTCGCTTTTCCAAAGAGATCGCAGACAAAG ATGGTTACAAAGACGAAGAAAGTGTTCATTGGTGGATTGTCGGCCTCATCGACGCTTGAGGATATGAAGACGTACTTCGAACAGTATGGAAAG GTGGAGGATGCAATGCTTATGTTCGACAAAGCAACACAACGTCACAggg GTTTCGGCTTCATCACATTCGACAACGACGAAGTGTCTGATAAAGTCTGCGAAATTCATTTCCATGAAATCAACGGAAAAATGGTCGAATGCAAGAAAGCACAGCCGAAAGAG GTAATGCTCCCTGTGCAATTGAATAAATCACGTGCTGCTGCTGCTCGAAATCTTTATGGACTTCCACCGGAACAACTGCTCG CGTATGCTACCTATCTACCTCGATTCGGGTACGGTAACCTGCTCTATCCCAACATGACGTCGA TGTTCAATCAAGTGCCTGGCTACACCGGACTGCCGTCGTCGCCAGGTTCATCGTCGAGCGCGGCGGCCGCCGTAGCAGCTCGAAACGCTGCCGCCGGACAACCATTCGATGCGACTGCTGCGTTGTACGCAAATCTGAGCGCTGGTCAACCGTTCGGCGATGGTGGCCTGTACGTCTCACCGCAACCGTTGCACACCTATCATAATAAG CAGGTGGTTAGCACCAG ATATCAGCCGCGTGCAGTCAAGATGCTCGGCACTCCCTTCTCTCCCGCCCTTCTTTAA
- a CDS encoding hypothetical protein (NECATOR_CHRIII.G9368.T2), which produces MNNSTSTPSGGGGTGTSSGGGGGGSPTGDSGKHEEARLNADSDDGSQAQDPGKMFIGGLSWQTTAEGLRDYFGRFGEVNECMVMRDPATKRARGFGFITFVDPASVDRVLATEEHELDGKKIDPKVAFPKRSQTKMVTKTKKVFIGGLSASSTLEDMKTYFEQYGKVEDAMLMFDKATQRHRGFGFITFDNDEVSDKVCEIHFHEINGKMVECKKAQPKEVMLPVQLNKSRAAAARNLYGLPPEQLLAYATYLPRFGYGNLLYPNMTSMFNQVPGYTGLPSSPGSSSSAAAAVAARNAAAGQPFDATAALYANLSAGQPFGDGGLYVSPQPLHTYHNKQQVVSTRYQPRAVKMLGTPFSPALL; this is translated from the exons ATGAACAACTCGACTAGCACACCGTCCGGTGGTGGCGGTACCGGTACAAGCAGcggcggtggcggtggcggcAGCCCGACAGGCGACTCGGGAAAGCACGAAGAGGCCCGACTGAACGCAGATTCGGATGACGGATCTCAAGCACAGGATCCAGG GAAGATGTTCATCGGTGGTTTGAGCTGGCAAACAACGGCTG AAGGATTACGCGATTATTTCGGCCGTTTCGGCGAGGTTAACGAGTGTATGGTTATGCGGGACCCAGCGACAAAACGGGCTAG AGGCTTCGGGTTTATCACATTTGTCGATCCGGCTAGTGTAGATAGGGTATTGGCTACAGAAGAACACGAATTAGATGGTAAAAAG ATCGATCCGAAGGTCGCTTTTCCAAAGAGATCGCAGACAAAG ATGGTTACAAAGACGAAGAAAGTGTTCATTGGTGGATTGTCGGCCTCATCGACGCTTGAGGATATGAAGACGTACTTCGAACAGTATGGAAAG GTGGAGGATGCAATGCTTATGTTCGACAAAGCAACACAACGTCACAggg GTTTCGGCTTCATCACATTCGACAACGACGAAGTGTCTGATAAAGTCTGCGAAATTCATTTCCATGAAATCAACGGAAAAATGGTCGAATGCAAGAAAGCACAGCCGAAAGAG GTAATGCTCCCTGTGCAATTGAATAAATCACGTGCTGCTGCTGCTCGAAATCTTTATGGACTTCCACCGGAACAACTGCTCG CGTATGCTACCTATCTACCTCGATTCGGGTACGGTAACCTGCTCTATCCCAACATGACGTCGA TGTTCAATCAAGTGCCTGGCTACACCGGACTGCCGTCGTCGCCAGGTTCATCGTCGAGCGCGGCGGCCGCCGTAGCAGCTCGAAACGCTGCCGCCGGACAACCATTCGATGCGACTGCTGCGTTGTACGCAAATCTGAGCGCTGGTCAACCGTTCGGCGATGGTGGCCTGTACGTCTCACCGCAACCGTTGCACACCTATCATAATAAG CAGCAGGTGGTTAGCACCAG ATATCAGCCGCGTGCAGTCAAGATGCTCGGCACTCCCTTCTCTCCCGCCCTTCTTTAA